The window ACAGGTAACAGAAAATTAATTGTTTTAAATATTGAAACAGAAATAACTGAAAAATACGGTGAATTAATCACTTTTAAAGATTTAGAGGAGGATTATAAATTTATAAAACATGTTTCTGACCGAACAAAGATGATCATTAACGATTCTCTCCAAAGAACGGGTGTTGATGCGATTTTGTTAGGAACCAATCGTGATAAAAGCCTAAAAGATATTCCGGAACTAATTATTTATAACGGAAAAACTTTTGATTTTTATTTGCAAGAAAAAAAGGAAGAATAATTTAGGTTTGATAAAAAGTTGCATATCTGTTGAATTAATAATTTGAAAAATATCTCCAAATATCTCAAAAACATATTTTACAGTATCCTTATTTTGATTGCAGCTTACTTTCTCATTTCAATTCTTTTATCCGGAATTCCCGTAAACAATAATTTCCGAGAACCTTTGAATTCAGATAATGAAATTTGGATAAAATCAAACGGTGTTCATCTTGATATTGCTCTTCCTATAAAAAATAATTATACTGATTGGAATAATATTTTATTAATTCCGGATAATATTAAAAATGAAGTTGAATTTGTCGGATTCGGATGGGGTGATAAAGAGTTTTATATAAATACACCGGAATGGTCTGATCTCAAATTCTCAACTGCATTCAGAGCATTGTTCATAAGAACGGATGCAGCAATGCATGTTACTTATTACAAAAGCTTAACAGAGAATGATCAAAGTATAAAACTTTTTGTGAATGAACAACAATTTATAGACCTTCAATCTTTCATTCTGAAAAGTTTTAAAACAATAAATGGTCGAGTGATGCCCATAAAAAACATTGAATACGGAATTTATGATCGTTTTTATGATGCAAATTATTCCTATACATT is drawn from Bacteroidales bacterium and contains these coding sequences:
- a CDS encoding TIGR02117 family protein, with product MKNISKYLKNIFYSILILIAAYFLISILLSGIPVNNNFREPLNSDNEIWIKSNGVHLDIALPIKNNYTDWNNILLIPDNIKNEVEFVGFGWGDKEFYINTPEWSDLKFSTAFRALFIRTDAAMHVTYYKSLTENDQSIKLFVNEQQFIDLQSFILKSFKTINGRVMPIKNIEYGIYDRFYDANYSYTLFYTCNTWTNEALKKAGLPACVWTPFDKGILFQYRRF